Proteins encoded in a region of the uncultured Sunxiuqinia sp. genome:
- a CDS encoding glutamate-5-semialdehyde dehydrogenase, which translates to MKVKEQLELTLKASRSLALLSEAKINDLLLDLADAAVEHTEAILVENQKDLARMDPADPKFDRLKLTSERIESIAADIRNVANLPTPLNRVLSETTRPNGMLIKKVTVAFGVIGIIYEARPNVTFDVFSLCLKSGNACVLKGGSDAIDSNTVIVKVIHQVLEKHGVDQDILTLLPADRAATAEILNARGYVDLIIPRGSQGLINFVRENATIPVIETGAGICHTYFDEYGDAEKGQAIVENAKTRRPSVCNALDCLVLHEKRLSDLAQLCADLPKSDVVIHADEQSYAMLEGNYPANLLKKANKESFGTEFLGYEMSVKTVPTFFEALDHIAAYSSKHSEAIISENDECLDLFRKMVDASSVYCNVSTAFTDGAQFGLGAEIGISTQKLHARGPMALEELTSYKYIIEGDGQVRP; encoded by the coding sequence ATGAAGGTAAAAGAACAATTGGAATTGACTTTGAAAGCCAGCAGGAGCTTAGCCCTGTTGAGCGAAGCAAAAATTAATGATCTGTTGCTTGACTTGGCTGATGCTGCAGTTGAACATACCGAAGCTATTCTGGTCGAGAATCAGAAGGATTTAGCCCGGATGGACCCTGCTGATCCGAAATTTGATCGTTTAAAGTTGACTTCGGAACGGATTGAAAGCATTGCGGCTGATATTCGTAATGTCGCTAATTTGCCAACTCCATTAAATAGAGTGCTGAGCGAAACGACACGGCCAAACGGCATGCTCATTAAAAAGGTTACTGTAGCTTTTGGTGTGATTGGTATTATCTATGAAGCACGCCCAAATGTGACGTTCGATGTGTTTTCACTTTGCCTGAAATCGGGTAATGCCTGTGTGTTAAAAGGTGGAAGCGATGCCATTGATTCCAATACAGTAATCGTAAAAGTTATTCATCAGGTATTGGAGAAGCATGGTGTTGATCAGGATATCCTGACCTTGCTGCCGGCTGATCGGGCAGCAACAGCCGAAATCTTGAATGCCCGGGGATATGTTGATTTAATTATACCACGTGGTTCTCAGGGGCTGATCAATTTTGTGCGCGAGAATGCTACCATTCCGGTAATTGAAACCGGAGCCGGAATTTGCCATACTTATTTTGATGAATATGGTGATGCCGAAAAAGGACAAGCGATCGTTGAGAATGCCAAAACACGCCGCCCAAGTGTTTGTAATGCGCTGGATTGTTTGGTGCTTCACGAAAAGCGGTTGAGCGATTTAGCACAGCTCTGCGCCGATCTTCCTAAGAGTGATGTTGTCATTCATGCCGATGAGCAGTCGTATGCGATGTTGGAAGGCAACTATCCGGCCAATTTATTGAAGAAAGCAAACAAGGAGTCTTTTGGAACGGAGTTTTTGGGCTATGAAATGTCGGTAAAAACTGTTCCAACGTTTTTTGAAGCTTTAGATCATATTGCAGCCTATAGCTCAAAACATAGCGAAGCCATTATCTCAGAGAATGACGAATGCCTGGATTTGTTTCGTAAGATGGTGGATGCTTCTTCGGTTTATTGCAATGTTTCAACGGCATTTACCGATGGTGCTCAGTTTGGTTTGGGAGCGGAAATTGGAATTTCAACCCAAAAGCTGCATGCTCGCGGACCAATGGCACTGGAAGAGCTAACCAGCTACAAGTACATCATTGAAGGAGATGGTCAGGTTAGGCCATAA
- a CDS encoding N-acetylornithine carbamoyltransferase, with protein sequence MKHFTTVHDLDNLDEAIKLALELKEDPYQFQDLGKNKTLLLVFFNSSLRTRLSTQKAGLNLGMNVIVFDINEGGWKLETELGVIMDSDKPEHIREAVPVIGKYCDIIGVRAFAKFENREDDYQEKIIQQFIDYAGVPVVSMEAATRHPLQSFADHLTIEEHKTKERPKVVMTWAPHPRALPQAVPNSFVEWMRETDYELVVTHPEGYELAPEFMGDLKPEYDQMKAFEGADFIYAKSWAAYSDYGKVLSQDRNWTVSDRQMAVTNEAKFMHCLPVRRNMIVTDSVIDSANSIVVPEAENRLFSAQAVLKMMLDQMK encoded by the coding sequence ATGAAGCACTTTACAACAGTACACGATTTAGATAATTTAGACGAAGCGATAAAATTGGCTTTGGAGCTAAAAGAAGATCCTTATCAATTTCAGGATTTAGGAAAGAATAAAACCCTCTTGTTGGTTTTCTTCAATTCGAGTTTAAGAACTCGCCTGAGTACACAAAAGGCTGGTTTAAACCTGGGGATGAATGTCATAGTGTTTGACATTAATGAAGGAGGTTGGAAACTGGAGACCGAGCTTGGTGTAATTATGGATAGCGATAAGCCGGAGCATATTCGGGAAGCCGTGCCGGTTATTGGAAAGTATTGTGATATTATTGGAGTGCGAGCCTTTGCTAAATTTGAGAATCGCGAAGATGATTATCAGGAAAAGATCATCCAGCAGTTTATCGATTATGCCGGAGTGCCTGTTGTTAGTATGGAAGCGGCTACCCGTCACCCTTTACAGTCGTTTGCTGATCACCTGACCATTGAGGAACATAAAACTAAGGAACGTCCCAAAGTGGTGATGACTTGGGCTCCACATCCTCGTGCTTTGCCACAGGCTGTACCCAACTCATTTGTTGAGTGGATGCGTGAAACAGACTATGAGCTGGTCGTTACTCATCCCGAAGGTTATGAGCTGGCACCTGAATTCATGGGTGATTTAAAACCGGAGTATGATCAGATGAAAGCGTTTGAAGGTGCTGACTTTATTTATGCCAAAAGCTGGGCTGCTTATAGCGATTACGGAAAAGTATTATCACAAGACCGCAACTGGACCGTATCGGACCGACAAATGGCAGTGACCAACGAGGCCAAATTTATGCATTGTCTGCCAGTACGACGAAATATGATTGTTACTGATTCTGTTATCGACAGTGCCAATTCAATTGTTGTCCCTGAAGCTGAAAACCGGCTGTTCTCAGCACAGGCTGTATTGAAGATGATGCTGGATCAGATGAAGTAG
- the argB gene encoding acetylglutamate kinase produces MEKLTIVKVGGKVVEENESLQELLDHFSKLEGLKVLVHGGGRSATAMAQRMSIETKMVDGRRITDSNMLEVVTMVYGGLVNKNIVAQLQANGINAIGLTGTDLNYMQAVKRPVKDIDYGFVGDVVSVHVDELKLLVEKKVVPVLAPLTHDKKGQLLNTNADTIAAEAAIGFSQYFDVELVFCFEKPGVLEDAENDDSVIKSLTHSGFKALQVSGAIHAGMIPKLDNSFNAIRKGVGQIRITNIEGLEKGGTTLVAD; encoded by the coding sequence ATGGAAAAACTTACGATAGTTAAAGTTGGCGGTAAGGTTGTTGAGGAAAACGAGTCGCTTCAAGAATTGCTGGATCATTTTTCGAAGCTTGAAGGGCTCAAAGTACTAGTGCATGGAGGAGGTAGATCGGCAACAGCTATGGCCCAACGAATGAGCATTGAAACCAAGATGGTGGATGGCCGCCGCATTACCGATAGTAACATGCTTGAGGTGGTAACCATGGTGTATGGTGGCTTAGTCAATAAAAATATTGTTGCTCAATTGCAGGCTAACGGAATTAACGCCATTGGCTTAACGGGCACCGACCTGAATTATATGCAAGCGGTAAAACGGCCAGTGAAGGATATTGATTACGGTTTTGTAGGCGATGTGGTTTCGGTGCATGTTGATGAGCTGAAGCTGCTGGTTGAAAAGAAGGTGGTTCCGGTTTTGGCACCGCTGACTCATGATAAAAAAGGTCAGCTATTGAACACCAATGCCGACACCATTGCAGCAGAAGCAGCAATCGGATTTAGTCAGTATTTTGATGTTGAGTTGGTTTTTTGCTTCGAAAAACCGGGTGTGTTGGAAGATGCCGAGAATGATGATTCGGTCATTAAATCGCTGACTCATTCCGGATTTAAAGCTCTTCAGGTTTCTGGAGCCATTCATGCGGGAATGATTCCTAAGTTGGATAATAGTTTCAATGCGATTCGGAAAGGAGTGGGTCAAATTCGGATTACCAATATTGAAGGGCTAGAGAAAGGTGGAACAACCCTTGTTGCAGATTAA
- a CDS encoding bifunctional fucokinase/fucose-1-phosphate guanylyltransferase, with translation MTSLLLGLGIKKEDRIHYSISKTFILYLQLLSLSKTIAQYYRHKITMKKATKHLLSLPPNLATNFHTITQHNTTDFYCTSDPIENRVGSGGGTSWLLSQCWKNQDEDQPFEEWLSSEKRILIHAGGQSRRLPSYAPSGKLLAPIPVFRWSRGQKLNQTLLDLQSPLYEKIIQSAPAKVNTLIASGDVLILNNQPLAPLPEADVICYGLWSRPELASRHGVFVCKKNNPERLSSMLQKPSVRELQELGQSHLCLMDIGIWLLSDRAVELLMKKSGYKNGQSPNTPPFYDLYSEFGLAMGETPTLEDNEIGKLSVAVIPLEGGEFYHYGTSKELISSTLAIQNRVIDPRSILHKDRKPHPSMFIQNAHSEIHLSGQMENLWIENSHISQGWKLSSNHIVTGIPENDWSLNLSSGVCLDIVPIGKTEYCVRPYHINDQFKGALGDDSTNWLEKPFKHWLQERGLSFESAKLDPDNDIQDSPIFPICTKEELNSSWINWLLDSTTNETFTTLWANKKRLSANQLSEKANLSRLFEQRKSFRLKNWPAIRNNFKHSIFFQLNLDQAAKEFAEQELPVQPLDNQLVDPQVRLAEKMFQARVLQYQGQDFSHTEEEAFSILRETILKAVSRQTTIPQLNIHQDQIVWGRSPARIDLAGGWTDTPPYCLFQGGKVVNMAINLNGQPPLQCYIRPTDEYQIVIRSIDLGKRESITNYNELANYNQIGSAFSIPKAALCLAGFHPDFTPQHFKSLKEQLKAFGSGIEITMLAAIPKGSGLGTSSALAATVLGTLSDFCGLNWSHTQISMNTLILEQLLTTGGGWQDQFGAILPGVKLLETNAGFNQEPAVRWAPDYLFTKPEFHSCMLLYYTGITRTAKNILAEIVRGMFLNGTQHLDILEDMKQHAVHTFNTLQKNDYNELAACIAKTWQQKQRIDHGTNPPAIQQLIHLIEDLTAAYKLPGAGGGGYLFILAKDPQAALKIKKRLSENPPNLNARFVDLELSTTGFQLTRS, from the coding sequence ATGACGAGCCTTCTATTGGGATTAGGGATAAAAAAAGAAGATCGAATTCACTATTCCATTTCAAAAACATTTATTCTATATCTACAGTTACTATCTTTATCAAAAACTATAGCACAATACTACAGACATAAAATAACTATGAAAAAAGCAACCAAACACCTGCTTTCATTGCCACCCAATCTGGCAACAAACTTTCATACCATCACCCAACACAATACAACCGATTTTTATTGCACCTCCGACCCCATTGAGAATCGGGTTGGGTCAGGCGGTGGTACCTCATGGTTGTTATCACAATGCTGGAAGAATCAGGATGAAGATCAACCTTTTGAAGAATGGCTAAGTAGTGAGAAAAGAATCTTAATTCACGCGGGAGGACAAAGCAGGCGACTACCTTCTTATGCCCCATCGGGCAAGTTGTTAGCTCCTATTCCTGTTTTTCGCTGGAGTCGTGGACAAAAGCTCAACCAAACCCTGCTTGATCTGCAATCTCCCCTTTACGAAAAGATTATCCAATCAGCTCCGGCAAAAGTCAACACACTTATTGCCAGTGGCGATGTGCTGATCTTAAATAACCAGCCCCTCGCACCACTACCTGAAGCTGATGTGATTTGTTATGGTCTATGGTCGCGCCCCGAGTTGGCATCAAGGCATGGCGTATTTGTATGCAAAAAAAATAATCCGGAACGTTTAAGCTCGATGTTGCAAAAGCCATCGGTTCGTGAACTTCAGGAACTGGGGCAAAGCCACCTTTGTTTGATGGATATTGGCATTTGGCTGTTGAGTGACCGTGCTGTTGAACTGTTGATGAAAAAATCGGGCTACAAAAACGGCCAGTCACCCAACACACCCCCATTTTACGATCTGTATTCGGAATTTGGGCTGGCAATGGGTGAAACCCCAACACTGGAGGATAATGAAATTGGCAAACTCAGCGTAGCGGTTATACCACTCGAGGGTGGTGAATTTTATCATTATGGGACTAGTAAAGAACTAATATCATCTACATTAGCAATTCAAAACCGGGTAATTGATCCTCGCTCAATACTACATAAAGACCGGAAGCCACATCCCAGCATGTTTATCCAAAATGCTCATTCGGAAATCCACCTAAGTGGACAAATGGAAAATCTATGGATTGAAAACAGCCACATCAGTCAAGGGTGGAAGCTCTCCAGCAACCATATTGTAACCGGAATTCCGGAGAACGACTGGAGTCTAAATCTATCTTCAGGAGTTTGTCTTGATATTGTTCCGATCGGTAAAACTGAATACTGTGTTCGTCCTTATCATATCAACGACCAGTTTAAAGGTGCTCTTGGAGATGATTCGACCAACTGGTTGGAAAAACCATTTAAACACTGGTTGCAAGAACGAGGATTGAGCTTTGAATCTGCAAAGCTGGATCCGGATAACGACATACAGGACTCTCCTATTTTCCCAATTTGCACAAAAGAAGAGTTAAATTCATCATGGATCAACTGGTTGCTTGATTCAACAACAAATGAAACTTTCACCACACTCTGGGCTAACAAAAAAAGACTTTCAGCCAACCAACTATCTGAAAAAGCTAATCTTTCGCGACTTTTTGAACAACGAAAATCATTCCGGTTAAAAAACTGGCCGGCTATCCGCAATAACTTTAAGCACAGCATATTTTTCCAACTCAATCTGGATCAGGCAGCGAAGGAATTTGCAGAACAAGAGTTGCCTGTTCAACCATTGGATAACCAGCTGGTAGATCCTCAGGTTCGTTTGGCCGAAAAAATGTTTCAGGCAAGAGTATTGCAATACCAAGGGCAAGACTTTAGTCATACCGAAGAGGAAGCTTTTAGCATTCTTCGTGAAACCATTCTGAAAGCGGTGAGTCGGCAAACGACCATTCCTCAACTCAACATCCATCAAGATCAGATTGTATGGGGAAGAAGCCCTGCCCGAATCGATCTGGCTGGTGGTTGGACCGATACACCCCCCTATTGCTTGTTTCAAGGTGGGAAAGTAGTCAATATGGCAATCAACCTGAATGGGCAACCTCCTTTGCAGTGCTATATCCGACCAACAGACGAATACCAAATAGTCATTCGGTCAATTGACCTTGGCAAGCGGGAGTCCATTACCAATTACAATGAACTGGCCAACTATAACCAAATTGGTTCAGCTTTCTCAATCCCCAAGGCAGCACTTTGTCTGGCCGGCTTTCATCCCGACTTTACGCCGCAACATTTCAAGTCGCTGAAAGAGCAACTCAAAGCATTCGGCAGTGGAATTGAAATTACCATGCTGGCAGCCATTCCCAAGGGATCCGGATTAGGAACAAGCTCCGCACTGGCAGCCACCGTACTAGGTACCTTATCTGATTTCTGCGGATTAAACTGGAGCCATACCCAAATCAGCATGAACACGCTCATATTGGAGCAACTATTAACCACTGGGGGCGGTTGGCAAGATCAGTTTGGAGCCATTTTACCGGGGGTCAAACTCCTGGAAACAAATGCCGGATTTAACCAAGAGCCAGCCGTAAGGTGGGCACCCGATTACCTGTTCACCAAGCCGGAATTTCATTCCTGCATGCTTCTCTATTATACGGGAATCACCCGGACTGCGAAAAACATACTGGCAGAAATCGTTCGTGGTATGTTTTTGAATGGAACACAACATCTGGATATTCTGGAAGATATGAAACAACATGCTGTGCACACATTCAATACCCTTCAAAAAAATGATTATAACGAACTGGCAGCTTGCATTGCTAAAACCTGGCAACAAAAACAACGAATTGACCATGGTACCAACCCGCCGGCAATACAACAACTCATTCATTTAATTGAAGACTTGACTGCCGCGTATAAACTACCCGGAGCTGGTGGTGGTGGCTATCTGTTTATTTTAGCGAAAGATCCGCAGGCAGCCCTAAAAATAAAAAAGCGGCTGAGTGAAAATCCACCAAACCTGAACGCCCGCTTTGTTGATCTGGAGCTGTCAACAACAGGCTTTCAACTCACACGATCCTAA